Within Nitrospirota bacterium, the genomic segment TATCAATAATTTGCTTTTAGTGCGGACATATTGTATTGTTCATATGAATCCAATGGAACGGCGAACTTTTTCGCCAAATGCGTGCTCCTTTTTACAGGTTGCCTTTGAAGAAATAACTTATGTATGCAACTAGCTCATAAAGACATTCTTCGGTGTTTCTGAATCCGTGTGCCTGCGGAACAAATGAATCCGGGGTAATGTTCTTCCCTTTATTGACAGAGAAAACGTCGGGTTCCATTCCCTGCTTTCTGAACATGGCATGAGCCCTTCGCATATGCATTTCGGATGTGACCAAAAGCAGCCTCTTTATGTGGTTGTCCTGTACATATTTTCGCACATTCTCCGCTTCGTTTAACGTTTTTCTTACCTCGCCGTAAATATGAATCTGCCGTTCTTTCAGTCCCATATCGGCTGCCAGTTTCTTCGCATATCTTCCTTCACGGTATATTCTGGAGATGCCGTATTTGTGCGATACACGAACAGAATCACCGATCAGCAAAAGACCGGCCTTTCCTGATTGGACAAAATATATCCCGGCAAGAATCCGGTCAGTACCATCGTGAGATGCAAAGAAATCTTCCGGAATATAGGGGATATCTGCACGTTCAAGGTGCCACGTTGAATCACTTACTCCCGAGAGCACCACAACCGCATCATACGTTTTCTGAGGAGACAAAGTATCATTGACCTTCCAGACTTTCGAAAAGAGATGTCCCGTAAAGGGAATACTGATGGTATAGAGGAAGAGCATCAGGAAAAGTATCTGCTTTCTTCCCTGCTTTTTTGTCAGCAAGAGAATCACGAGCCCGATAAAGAGATAAAGGACAGGATTAATCAGAAATTTTGCGATGTCCTGAAGTTCCATTGCCACGAAATTTTCAGGCGCCGGCAAGAGGGATTTCCTTTACGCTGCACCATTCCCCTGGGTCTGTGTTTACCGAAGCAAGGAACAGGTGTAATGTCCTGACGCCGAGTTCACACGCAAATTCACTTCCTGTTTCCATGACAATTTTCTTTTTTTTGTCCGGATTCAGATTCCCGTATATCAGGCTGAGATGAGGCATATACGGGGTAGTGTCATGCACGCAGAACACCTCTCTTGCAGTTTCATGCAGCAATGCCAGTTCCTTGCTTTTTTCCACC encodes:
- a CDS encoding 2'-5' RNA ligase family protein — its product is MMNQQKDFALWIMPEGAVYDRLRGLIKDLSEEFSTPFFEPHVTVLGRIAGDETEMTDRIVRLGRLITPFRIRLSTLDYTDAYFKCLFIKVEKSKELALLHETAREVFCVHDTTPYMPHLSLIYGNLNPDKKKKIVMETGSEFACELGVRTLHLFLASVNTDPGEWCSVKEIPLAGA
- a CDS encoding YdcF family protein, yielding MPAPENFVAMELQDIAKFLINPVLYLFIGLVILLLTKKQGRKQILFLMLFLYTISIPFTGHLFSKVWKVNDTLSPQKTYDAVVVLSGVSDSTWHLERADIPYIPEDFFASHDGTDRILAGIYFVQSGKAGLLLIGDSVRVSHKYGISRIYREGRYAKKLAADMGLKERQIHIYGEVRKTLNEAENVRKYVQDNHIKRLLLVTSEMHMRRAHAMFRKQGMEPDVFSVNKGKNITPDSFVPQAHGFRNTEECLYELVAYISYFFKGNL